The following proteins are co-located in the Clostridiales bacterium genome:
- the tuf gene encoding elongation factor Tu, whose protein sequence is MAKAKFERNKPHVNIGTIGHVDHGKTTLTAAITKTLYQRYGLGQMVAFDQIDKAPEERERGITIATAHVEYETPNRHYAHVDCPGHADYVKNMITGAAQMDGAILVVAATDGPMPQTREHILLSRQVGVPYIVVFLNKCDMVDDDELLDLVEMEVRELLDVYEFPGDDTPIIRGSALEALNNPEGPWGDKIVELFDAVDSFIPEPERPTDKPFLMPVEDVFSITGRGTVATGRVERGILKVSDEVEIVGLAEASRKVVVTGVEMFRKLLDQAQAGDNIGALLRGVQRTDIERGQVLAKPGSIKPHTKFTSQVYVLKKEEGGRHTPFFNGYRPQFYFRTTDVTGNLNLPEGVEMCMPGDNIQMEIELISPIAIEEGLRFAIREGGRTVGSGVVAKIVE, encoded by the coding sequence ATGGCAAAAGCTAAATTTGAAAGAAACAAGCCCCATGTTAATATTGGGACAATCGGTCACGTAGACCATGGCAAGACCACATTGACAGCGGCAATCACAAAGACCTTATACCAGAGATACGGACTCGGCCAGATGGTAGCCTTCGACCAGATCGACAAGGCACCAGAAGAAAGAGAAAGAGGTATCACCATCGCAACTGCGCACGTAGAGTACGAAACACCGAACAGACACTATGCGCACGTTGACTGCCCCGGACATGCTGACTATGTAAAGAACATGATCACAGGAGCAGCGCAGATGGACGGAGCAATCCTTGTAGTAGCAGCAACAGACGGACCAATGCCGCAGACAAGAGAGCACATCCTGCTGTCCAGACAGGTAGGCGTACCATACATCGTAGTATTCCTGAACAAATGTGACATGGTAGACGATGATGAGCTTCTTGACCTTGTAGAAATGGAAGTAAGAGAACTTCTTGACGTATATGAATTCCCTGGCGATGACACACCAATCATCAGAGGATCCGCACTGGAAGCATTAAATAATCCAGAAGGCCCATGGGGAGATAAGATTGTTGAACTGTTTGATGCAGTAGACAGCTTTATTCCAGAGCCAGAAAGACCAACCGACAAGCCATTCCTGATGCCTGTTGAGGATGTATTCTCCATCACAGGAAGAGGAACAGTAGCAACAGGAAGAGTCGAAAGAGGAATCCTGAAGGTATCCGACGAAGTAGAAATCGTAGGACTTGCAGAAGCATCAAGAAAAGTAGTTGTAACAGGCGTAGAAATGTTCAGAAAGCTTCTTGATCAGGCACAGGCTGGAGACAACATCGGAGCACTGCTTCGTGGTGTACAGAGAACTGACATCGAAAGAGGTCAGGTACTTGCAAAGCCGGGCAGCATCAAGCCCCACACAAAGTTCACTTCCCAGGTATACGTATTGAAGAAGGAAGAAGGCGGGAGACATACACCGTTCTTTAACGGATACAGACCGCAGTTCTACTTCAGAACAACAGACGTAACAGGAAACCTGAACTTACCAGAAGGCGTAGAAATGTGTATGCCTGGAGACAACATCCAGATGGAAATCGAGCTGATCAGCCCGATCGCTATCGAAGAAGGACTGAGATTCGCCATCAGAGAAGGTGGAAGAACAGTAGGTTCCGGCGTTGTAGCTAAGATCGTCGAATAA
- a CDS encoding polymer-forming cytoskeletal protein: MANKNNFSKAVLDLMGLPGNDQASGIKGQDDSADTSYEQNKVTDYFAEKDQEAERESDVDQERRKFLYNAKAVTETGASPVQDDVPATVISRSMVIVGEITSSGNIDIYGDVKGSIRTDGDIKATGTVVGDLAGHSFTLNGCTIQGNIKAKGNVTIGQNTVVVGDIIAENIKINGKVKGNLVITKMSEFFENALLAGDVRSQTISMSQGAKLHGNVSVALDSSQSEKEFNSIFGV; this comes from the coding sequence ATGGCAAATAAAAATAATTTCTCTAAGGCAGTTTTGGATTTAATGGGCCTGCCCGGAAATGATCAAGCTTCTGGGATCAAAGGCCAGGATGATTCTGCCGATACAAGTTATGAACAGAATAAAGTAACAGACTATTTTGCAGAAAAGGATCAGGAAGCAGAGCGGGAATCTGATGTTGATCAGGAACGCAGAAAGTTTCTCTATAATGCAAAAGCGGTAACAGAGACTGGCGCTTCGCCAGTGCAGGATGATGTGCCGGCCACAGTAATATCGAGATCCATGGTTATTGTCGGTGAAATCACATCCAGCGGGAATATTGATATCTATGGCGATGTGAAAGGCTCTATTCGCACAGATGGCGATATCAAGGCGACAGGGACCGTTGTAGGTGATCTTGCAGGCCATAGTTTTACACTGAATGGCTGTACAATTCAAGGAAATATCAAGGCGAAAGGTAACGTTACAATTGGGCAGAATACAGTTGTTGTTGGGGATATCATAGCCGAAAACATAAAAATAAACGGAAAGGTCAAAGGCAATCTCGTGATCACAAAGATGTCCGAGTTTTTTGAAAATGCGCTTTTGGCTGGAGATGTGCGTTCTCAGACCATCTCTATGAGTCAGGGGGCGAAGCTGCACGGAAATGTCAGCGTTGCTCTAGACAGCTCACAAAGTGAAAAAGAATTCAATTCCATTTTCGGAGTGTAG
- a CDS encoding 50S ribosomal protein L1, which produces MPKRGKIYKESAKLVDRSTVYDVKEALGLAVQTAKAKFDETVEVHIKLGVDGRHADQQVRGAIVLPHGTGKTKRVLVFAKGPKAAEAEAAGAEFVGAEELATKIQTENWFDFDVVVATPDMMGVVGRLGKILGPKGLMPNPKSGTVTMDVEKALQEIKAGKVEYRLDKTNIIHTPIGKVSFGPEKLADNFNALLEAVVKAKPAAAKGQYLKSVTVASTMGPGVKVNPIKITF; this is translated from the coding sequence ATGCCTAAAAGAGGTAAGATTTACAAGGAGTCGGCAAAATTAGTCGACAGAAGCACAGTATACGACGTAAAAGAAGCGTTAGGACTTGCAGTTCAGACTGCAAAAGCGAAATTCGATGAAACCGTTGAAGTTCACATCAAGCTTGGCGTTGACGGAAGACATGCAGACCAGCAGGTCAGAGGAGCAATCGTACTGCCACACGGAACCGGTAAAACCAAGAGAGTATTGGTTTTTGCAAAGGGACCGAAGGCTGCTGAGGCAGAAGCTGCAGGAGCAGAATTTGTCGGTGCGGAAGAACTGGCCACAAAGATTCAGACAGAAAACTGGTTTGACTTTGATGTAGTAGTAGCTACACCGGATATGATGGGCGTTGTTGGTAGACTTGGTAAGATTCTGGGACCGAAAGGCCTCATGCCGAATCCTAAGTCTGGAACTGTAACAATGGATGTGGAGAAGGCACTTCAGGAGATCAAAGCCGGTAAGGTTGAGTATCGTCTGGACAAGACCAATATCATCCACACTCCTATCGGAAAGGTTTCCTTTGGACCAGAGAAGCTTGCAGACAACTTCAATGCATTGCTTGAAGCTGTTGTTAAGGCTAAGCCAGCAGCTGCGAAGGGCCAGTATCTGAAGAGTGTTACGGTGGCTTCCACCATGGGACCTGGAGTCAAGGTCAATCCGATTAAGATAACATTCTAA
- the rpmG gene encoding 50S ribosomal protein L33, whose translation MRVRVTLACTECKQRNYNTTKNKKNDPDRLEFSKYCRFCKKHTAHKETK comes from the coding sequence ATGAGAGTAAGAGTAACGTTGGCATGCACAGAGTGCAAGCAGAGGAATTACAATACTACGAAAAACAAAAAAAACGATCCTGATCGTTTAGAGTTCAGCAAGTATTGCAGATTCTGCAAAAAACACACCGCTCACAAAGAAACGAAATAG
- a CDS encoding ribonuclease III, with protein MEKQNYEFMNTTALAFMGDAVYEIYVRKHVMERGLINADILHREAVRFVRADAQAAALKLLMDKLSESELNLVKRARNKKSATKPRNADPVDYKLATAFEALVGFLYLSQNHERMEELIDQTIDLIERKKGKENAGAQKEEKGCSQ; from the coding sequence ATGGAAAAACAGAATTATGAGTTTATGAATACCACAGCCCTTGCTTTTATGGGCGACGCTGTCTATGAAATCTATGTCAGAAAGCACGTTATGGAACGTGGGCTGATTAATGCTGATATTCTTCATCGAGAAGCGGTACGCTTTGTACGAGCCGATGCACAAGCTGCTGCCCTGAAACTCTTGATGGACAAGCTTTCAGAGTCAGAGCTTAATCTGGTAAAGCGAGCAAGAAATAAAAAGTCCGCTACAAAACCGAGAAATGCAGACCCTGTTGATTATAAGCTCGCAACTGCGTTTGAGGCCCTGGTCGGGTTTCTGTATCTGTCTCAAAACCATGAAAGAATGGAAGAACTCATAGATCAAACAATTGACCTGATTGAAAGGAAAAAGGGAAAAGAGAATGCAGGAGCACAAAAGGAAGAAAAAGGTTGTTCGCAATAA
- a CDS encoding 50S ribosomal protein L10 yields MSVEHLKQKQAIIDEIKEKLEKAQSAVVIDYIGITVAQADAMRKKLREANVDYTVYKNTLVNRAIEGTKYEALKDVLSGPSAFAISYDDAVAPARVLSGIIKDFKKMDFKAGVIEGTFFDAEGVKAVASLPSRDELIAKFMGSIQSPVSKFARTLQAIADAKTEA; encoded by the coding sequence ATGTCAGTTGAACATCTGAAGCAAAAACAGGCGATTATTGATGAAATCAAAGAGAAGCTGGAGAAAGCGCAGTCCGCGGTCGTGATCGATTATATCGGCATCACCGTAGCTCAGGCAGACGCCATGAGAAAAAAGCTGCGTGAGGCCAACGTAGACTATACCGTATACAAGAATACTCTGGTGAACAGAGCCATCGAAGGAACCAAATATGAAGCATTGAAGGACGTTCTTTCCGGACCGAGCGCATTTGCCATCAGCTATGATGACGCGGTTGCACCGGCAAGAGTTCTCAGCGGAATTATCAAGGATTTCAAAAAGATGGATTTCAAGGCGGGTGTTATCGAAGGAACTTTCTTTGATGCAGAGGGCGTAAAAGCAGTCGCATCCCTACCATCCAGAGATGAATTGATCGCGAAATTCATGGGAAGCATCCAGTCACCGGTATCCAAGTTTGCACGCACACTGCAGGCAATTGCTGATGCAAAGACAGAGGCGTAA
- the sigH gene encoding RNA polymerase sporulation sigma factor SigH, with protein sequence MKMNGIKRDNCMEKNYEEFTDEELVNLAQEGEANAEEFLIRKYKDVVRSKAHLYFMVGADSEDIVQEGMIGIFKAIRSYNKGRQASFHTFAELCINRQIITAIKRATRLKHSPLNTSVSLSKPLSDTEPDTTLEEILSSNSNTDPEALFLLKEDMGYIEGNGAEIFSDLELSVWNEYLKGKSYHKIAEITGKSPKAIDNAIQRTKRKLELYLGR encoded by the coding sequence ATGAAAATGAATGGTATAAAAAGGGATAATTGTATGGAGAAAAATTATGAAGAATTTACCGACGAGGAACTGGTGAATTTAGCGCAGGAAGGCGAGGCAAACGCTGAGGAGTTTCTCATCAGAAAGTATAAGGATGTGGTCAGAAGCAAAGCACATCTTTATTTTATGGTGGGTGCAGACAGCGAGGATATCGTTCAGGAAGGCATGATCGGGATTTTTAAAGCCATTCGGAGCTACAACAAGGGCAGACAGGCATCCTTTCATACTTTTGCGGAGCTATGCATCAACAGACAGATCATCACTGCAATCAAGCGGGCGACGAGGCTGAAACACTCTCCGCTGAATACATCTGTATCTCTCAGCAAGCCATTGTCTGATACGGAACCGGATACCACCTTGGAGGAAATCCTTTCTTCAAACAGCAACACAGATCCGGAGGCATTATTTCTTTTAAAGGAAGATATGGGTTATATTGAGGGGAATGGGGCTGAGATTTTCAGTGATCTCGAACTCAGTGTCTGGAATGAATATTTAAAAGGAAAATCCTACCATAAAATTGCCGAAATTACCGGAAAATCGCCGAAAGCCATTGATAATGCTATACAGAGGACAAAAAGAAAATTAGAGTTATATTTAGGTAGATAA
- the thyA gene encoding thymidylate synthase: protein MSKADYIFIQNCKDIMENGVWDTDLAVRPRWEDGTPAHTVKKFGIINRYDLKEEFPIMTLRRTYWKSALDELLWIWQKKSNDIHELSSSIWDSWADEHGTIGKAYGYQLGVKHKYPEGEFDQVDRVLFDLKNNPASRRIMTNIYTFQDLHEMGLYPCAYSMTFNVSGNVLNAILNQRSQDMATASNWNVTQYSLLLIMMAQATGFEAGELIHVIADAHIYDRHVPLVEEMIKRAPKPAPKLIVDQSIDDFYQFTKEHFKLEDYDYHDFNEKIPVAI, encoded by the coding sequence GTGAGTAAGGCAGATTATATTTTTATTCAAAATTGTAAGGACATAATGGAAAACGGTGTATGGGATACGGATTTAGCAGTTCGGCCAAGGTGGGAGGACGGAACCCCTGCACACACTGTAAAAAAATTTGGAATCATAAATCGCTATGACCTTAAAGAAGAATTTCCTATTATGACCCTGCGCCGCACGTATTGGAAAAGTGCGCTGGATGAGCTGCTGTGGATATGGCAAAAGAAATCCAACGATATTCATGAATTGAGTAGCAGCATCTGGGACAGCTGGGCTGATGAGCATGGTACCATCGGGAAAGCCTACGGGTATCAGCTTGGCGTAAAGCACAAATACCCGGAAGGAGAATTTGATCAGGTAGATCGGGTTCTCTTTGATTTGAAAAACAATCCTGCAAGCCGCAGAATTATGACGAATATTTATACCTTTCAAGACCTTCATGAGATGGGGCTTTATCCCTGTGCATATTCCATGACGTTCAATGTCAGCGGAAACGTATTGAATGCAATTTTGAATCAGAGATCGCAGGACATGGCCACTGCGTCTAACTGGAATGTGACCCAGTACAGTTTGCTCTTGATTATGATGGCTCAGGCAACAGGATTTGAGGCAGGAGAATTGATCCACGTTATTGCCGATGCGCATATCTATGACAGGCATGTGCCCCTGGTGGAAGAGATGATAAAAAGAGCGCCAAAACCGGCACCGAAATTGATTGTTGACCAATCCATTGATGATTTTTATCAGTTTACAAAGGAACATTTTAAGCTGGAAGACTATGATTACCATGATTTCAATGAAAAGATCCCCGTTGCTATCTAG
- the rlmB gene encoding 23S rRNA (guanosine(2251)-2'-O)-methyltransferase RlmB produces MIWNWSASVTPLQRKVYRISLQNIGENKLKDIQRGQNKYKEEKQSKNEEVVPENENIIIGRNPVMEALKSGREIEKLVILKDAEGSIKKIIGMAKEKKLHYQLVDKAALERIADGRVHQGVAAVVSNYEYCDVEDILEKAREKGEDPFLIILDGIEDPHNLGAIIRTADGAGAHGIIIPKRRAAGITDVVVKASAGAVEYVSVAKVSNIAQTVDKLKELGVWVGACDMGGTEYHKADLRGKIALVIGAEGQGISRLVKEKCDFSLSIPMCGKINSLNASNAAAILMYEVRRQRG; encoded by the coding sequence ATGATATGGAACTGGTCAGCGTCAGTGACCCCGTTACAGAGAAAGGTGTATCGTATCAGTTTACAGAATATAGGAGAAAATAAATTGAAGGATATTCAACGCGGGCAAAATAAGTATAAAGAAGAAAAACAATCTAAGAATGAAGAAGTGGTTCCAGAAAATGAGAACATCATTATCGGAAGAAATCCGGTAATGGAAGCGCTGAAAAGCGGTCGTGAAATCGAGAAGCTGGTGATCTTAAAGGATGCTGAAGGATCTATCAAGAAAATCATCGGCATGGCAAAGGAGAAAAAGCTTCATTACCAGTTGGTGGACAAAGCCGCTTTGGAGCGGATTGCCGATGGGAGGGTTCATCAGGGTGTTGCAGCTGTAGTCTCAAACTACGAATACTGCGATGTGGAAGATATTCTTGAGAAAGCCAGAGAAAAGGGAGAAGACCCATTCCTGATCATTCTGGATGGGATCGAAGATCCACATAATCTGGGAGCCATCATTCGTACCGCAGACGGTGCCGGTGCCCATGGAATTATCATTCCCAAGCGTAGGGCTGCCGGAATCACGGACGTAGTAGTCAAAGCGTCTGCAGGAGCGGTGGAATATGTATCTGTTGCAAAGGTTTCCAACATCGCGCAGACTGTGGACAAGCTCAAGGAACTGGGCGTATGGGTAGGGGCTTGTGATATGGGGGGTACTGAGTATCATAAGGCAGACCTGAGAGGGAAGATTGCGCTGGTCATCGGGGCAGAAGGACAGGGAATCAGCAGGCTTGTAAAAGAAAAATGCGATTTCAGTTTATCCATCCCCATGTGTGGAAAAATCAATTCACTCAATGCATCCAATGCTGCTGCGATTTTGATGTATGAGGTTAGACGGCAAAGAGGTTGA
- the rplK gene encoding 50S ribosomal protein L11, whose protein sequence is MAKKVEGLIKLQIPAGNATPAPPVGPALGQKGVNIMDFCKQFNAKTADQPGMIIPVVITVYGDRSFTFVTKTPPAAVLLKKAANLKSASGEPNKKKVATISVEQVKEIAKLKMPDLNAANLDSATSMIAGTARSMGIVVKE, encoded by the coding sequence ATGGCAAAGAAAGTTGAAGGGTTAATTAAACTGCAGATTCCCGCAGGGAACGCAACTCCAGCTCCACCGGTAGGACCGGCGCTTGGACAAAAGGGCGTTAACATCATGGATTTCTGCAAGCAGTTTAACGCAAAAACCGCCGATCAGCCTGGAATGATCATCCCTGTAGTTATTACAGTTTATGGTGACAGATCATTTACCTTTGTTACGAAGACACCGCCGGCAGCAGTACTGCTTAAGAAAGCTGCAAATCTGAAGTCCGCGTCGGGAGAACCAAACAAGAAAAAGGTTGCTACAATTAGTGTAGAACAGGTTAAGGAAATTGCAAAGCTCAAAATGCCGGATCTGAATGCTGCCAATCTTGACAGCGCAACTTCAATGATCGCTGGCACAGCAAGAAGCATGGGAATTGTTGTTAAGGAATAA
- a CDS encoding dihydrofolate reductase, protein MKTIVAVDRNWGIGKDGGLLVNLPGDLKYFKEKTLGKVVVMGRTTFESLPGKKPLRDRVNIVLSRNEEFEPDCIKCGSMGELFKTLEAYDMEDVFIIGGADIYRQFLPYCSSHIVTKIHGVYEADKFFENLDVRNDMELVSVSDPVTEKGVSYQFTEYRRK, encoded by the coding sequence TTGAAAACCATCGTTGCAGTAGATCGTAACTGGGGAATCGGGAAAGACGGCGGTCTTCTCGTGAATCTGCCTGGCGATCTCAAATATTTTAAAGAGAAGACCTTGGGCAAGGTCGTTGTCATGGGCAGGACAACCTTTGAATCCTTACCGGGGAAAAAACCTCTTAGGGACAGAGTCAATATTGTCCTTTCGAGAAACGAGGAATTTGAGCCGGACTGTATCAAGTGCGGATCTATGGGTGAATTATTTAAGACTCTGGAGGCTTATGATATGGAGGATGTTTTCATTATTGGCGGGGCTGACATCTATCGGCAGTTTCTGCCCTATTGCAGCAGCCATATCGTAACAAAAATTCATGGAGTCTATGAAGCTGATAAGTTCTTTGAGAATCTGGACGTGAGAAATGATATGGAACTGGTCAGCGTCAGTGACCCCGTTACAGAGAAAGGTGTATCGTATCAGTTTACAGAATATAGGAGAAAATAA
- a CDS encoding polymer-forming cytoskeletal protein: MSDNENKDKVIQKGSELGESFSDLMKKVVEKQLEEESVHSEEQRQEEQKQEATAAAEEINSFVSDKKGFEGVVKSDEVVAKKVEIPVFEWKEEPKPVIENYQPVSEVGVISSLTTINGTVSSKGHIRVEGSIIGDVFAYGDIKVTGKVAGDIEGGNVELGTCIVEGDVKARGDVNIGKESTLSGNMIGQLITIDGKIKGNVEAVKGAHMSGTSLVKGSITAPTLSMSAGAELQGKVNVSKEDNE, encoded by the coding sequence ATGAGTGACAATGAGAATAAAGATAAGGTGATTCAGAAGGGAAGCGAGCTGGGAGAGAGTTTTTCAGATCTAATGAAGAAGGTAGTTGAAAAGCAGCTGGAGGAAGAATCGGTTCATTCGGAAGAACAAAGGCAGGAAGAACAAAAGCAGGAAGCAACTGCTGCGGCTGAGGAAATAAACTCTTTTGTGTCAGACAAAAAAGGGTTTGAAGGTGTTGTGAAATCTGACGAGGTTGTTGCAAAAAAAGTTGAAATTCCTGTATTCGAATGGAAAGAAGAACCGAAACCAGTCATCGAAAATTATCAGCCCGTTTCAGAGGTGGGTGTAATTTCTTCCTTGACAACCATTAACGGGACAGTCAGCAGCAAAGGTCATATCCGGGTTGAAGGAAGCATCATTGGGGATGTCTTTGCTTATGGAGATATCAAGGTGACAGGAAAGGTCGCTGGAGATATTGAAGGCGGAAATGTTGAACTGGGAACCTGCATTGTTGAAGGTGACGTAAAGGCACGGGGCGATGTGAACATAGGAAAAGAAAGCACCTTGTCCGGAAATATGATCGGTCAGCTGATAACCATTGACGGAAAGATCAAAGGGAATGTTGAGGCCGTTAAGGGAGCTCACATGTCTGGGACATCACTGGTGAAAGGCTCCATTACCGCACCGACACTTTCCATGAGTGCAGGTGCAGAGCTGCAGGGTAAAGTTAACGTCTCAAAAGAAGATAACGAGTAG
- a CDS encoding polymer-forming cytoskeletal protein codes for MEDAEMGVKSNFSQAVSELIGISKTVEPEPEKELANEIPEMIEGAAETAAEEELIEEETEAMTDLDKENLQTEQKDGGVFKAGQNPKERIMAMLAQQQTSQPQDAPQQIQVESTQTAETLQQSQPLSQPQQSQPFQSQTSVRGNSDAIKEPPGVTTIARGTVLIGEINAEGDVELLGSVKGKVASHGDIRANGKVIGDLIGKDIELIACAVQGNIIASGSVTVDENSVVIGDVKGENFCLDGRIKGNVNVGNEAKFQPKAILAGNVTTTSIAMSQGAKIQGEVNIPLNEKETDISFDVDIVV; via the coding sequence ATGGAGGATGCCGAAATGGGAGTGAAAAGTAATTTTTCCCAAGCTGTATCAGAGCTGATTGGAATATCCAAAACAGTTGAGCCGGAACCGGAGAAGGAGCTGGCAAATGAGATTCCCGAGATGATAGAGGGTGCAGCGGAAACCGCTGCTGAAGAAGAACTCATAGAGGAGGAAACGGAAGCGATGACGGATTTGGATAAAGAAAACCTTCAGACAGAACAGAAGGATGGCGGTGTATTCAAAGCAGGTCAGAACCCTAAAGAGAGAATTATGGCAATGCTTGCACAGCAGCAGACATCGCAGCCGCAGGATGCTCCACAGCAAATTCAAGTTGAATCGACTCAAACAGCTGAGACACTGCAGCAATCACAGCCTTTGTCGCAGCCACAGCAGAGTCAACCATTTCAGTCTCAGACATCGGTGCGTGGAAATTCGGATGCTATCAAGGAACCTCCGGGTGTTACGACCATAGCAAGAGGGACCGTTTTGATCGGAGAAATTAATGCTGAAGGCGATGTTGAGCTTCTGGGAAGTGTGAAAGGAAAAGTTGCATCTCATGGCGACATTCGAGCCAATGGCAAGGTAATCGGGGATCTGATCGGAAAAGATATTGAACTGATCGCCTGTGCTGTGCAGGGCAATATCATTGCAAGCGGATCGGTTACAGTGGATGAGAACTCTGTTGTGATCGGTGATGTTAAGGGCGAGAACTTTTGTTTGGATGGAAGAATCAAAGGGAATGTAAATGTGGGCAACGAAGCTAAATTCCAGCCCAAGGCAATCCTTGCAGGCAACGTAACGACCACATCTATTGCTATGAGTCAGGGTGCAAAGATCCAAGGCGAAGTCAATATACCTCTGAATGAAAAAGAGACAGATATCAGCTTCGACGTAGATATCGTAGTTTAA
- the secE gene encoding preprotein translocase subunit SecE has protein sequence MEKEKAKKPVPAAAANKKPRASLKDYFKGIRTEVKKVVWPTRRELISYTGVVLFTCVAMGLAIWAVDSAFLASLKYVLNISF, from the coding sequence ATGGAAAAGGAAAAAGCGAAGAAACCTGTTCCTGCTGCGGCTGCTAATAAGAAGCCGAGAGCAAGCCTGAAAGATTATTTCAAGGGAATTAGGACGGAAGTTAAAAAAGTTGTATGGCCCACAAGACGGGAATTGATTTCCTATACTGGCGTTGTGCTTTTTACTTGTGTCGCTATGGGTCTGGCTATCTGGGCTGTTGACTCCGCTTTCCTGGCTTCCCTGAAATACGTACTGAACATTAGTTTCTAA
- a CDS encoding YbaK/EbsC family protein encodes MSWESVKKHFDDHNIPNEIILLKESSATVELAAKALGREPGEIAKSLALRLKDGRIIILVVCGTARIDNRKFKETFQCKAQMLSHDETLVLTGHPVGGVCPFALPDNITVYLDESLKRYEVVYPAAGTANSAVRFTIEELVTATKGSWVSITQTN; translated from the coding sequence ATGAGCTGGGAAAGTGTAAAAAAGCATTTTGATGACCATAATATACCAAATGAGATCATTCTGCTAAAGGAAAGCAGCGCGACAGTTGAACTGGCTGCGAAAGCTCTGGGAAGGGAACCTGGAGAGATCGCCAAATCCCTTGCTCTGCGTTTAAAGGATGGCAGAATCATCATTCTGGTAGTTTGTGGGACCGCAAGAATTGATAATCGGAAGTTTAAAGAAACCTTTCAATGTAAGGCGCAAATGCTTTCTCACGATGAGACCCTCGTCTTAACCGGGCATCCGGTAGGCGGCGTTTGTCCCTTCGCACTTCCGGACAATATCACCGTATATTTGGACGAGTCCTTGAAGCGATATGAGGTTGTATATCCTGCGGCGGGGACAGCCAATTCCGCAGTGCGGTTTACCATTGAAGAGCTTGTGACCGCAACAAAGGGGAGTTGGGTGTCGATCACCCAGACCAATTAA
- the nusG gene encoding transcription termination/antitermination protein NusG — protein MAKSKKNEEFEEFEVLDDYDDEDFEEEDAELESEVEETEEEETEEAADDDETDSQPAEETDSVFPAKEEDIVGDKSKKAKWYVVHTYSGHENKVKVNIEKIVENRGMQDLVLSIVVPTEDHVEIKNGQRKVKTRKMFPGYVLVKMIVTNESWYLVRNTQGVTGFVGHGSEPIPLTGDEVRRMGIEKVYIQLDIEPGDSVKVINGPFESFMGVVEEVNMDKQTLKVRISMFGRDTPVELEFGQVDKI, from the coding sequence ATGGCCAAGAGTAAGAAGAACGAAGAATTCGAAGAATTCGAAGTACTTGATGATTATGATGACGAAGATTTCGAAGAGGAAGATGCGGAACTCGAATCAGAGGTAGAAGAAACCGAAGAAGAGGAAACCGAAGAAGCAGCAGATGACGATGAAACTGATTCCCAGCCTGCTGAAGAAACAGACTCTGTTTTTCCTGCAAAGGAAGAGGATATTGTCGGTGACAAATCCAAAAAAGCGAAATGGTACGTTGTTCATACGTATTCGGGTCATGAAAACAAGGTAAAGGTGAATATTGAGAAAATCGTTGAGAACAGAGGTATGCAAGATCTTGTTCTGAGCATTGTAGTGCCTACCGAAGACCACGTAGAAATCAAAAATGGCCAGAGGAAGGTCAAAACAAGAAAGATGTTCCCCGGCTATGTCCTTGTTAAAATGATCGTAACCAACGAATCATGGTACCTTGTAAGAAATACGCAGGGTGTAACCGGGTTTGTAGGCCACGGTTCAGAACCGATTCCGCTTACCGGCGATGAAGTTCGCAGAATGGGAATTGAAAAGGTTTATATCCAGTTGGATATCGAACCAGGCGACAGCGTCAAAGTAATCAACGGGCCCTTTGAAAGCTTTATGGGTGTTGTTGAGGAAGTCAATATGGATAAGCAGACGCTGAAAGTCAGAATTTCAATGTTTGGTAGAGATACTCCCGTCGAACTGGAATTTGGCCAGGTCGACAAAATATAG